GTGAAAACGATGCCGGCGTAGATGTTACATCTCGTACCAACGAAAAATACTCAGCGTCAGTTCAGGGTAACTACAAGCTAAATGAAGATAACAGTCATTTGTTCGTGTTTGGTTCTTATGTTTCAGATTACTTTGGTGCCTACCGTAGTGAAGCGGTTATTTCAGTGGGTTATGGTCAACGTTTATTCGAAAATGATGATATGTACCTTAACGCTGAAATTGGTCCCGGTGTAAAGCGTTTTGAGCACCAAGACGATAGCACTGAACTTGACGATGACGGTGAGCTACTTGCTGGTACGTCTGAAAGCGAATTCATCGGTGTTGGTAAATTAGATTACCAATGGCAGATCTCAGAAAACGCACGGTTTACACAATTGATTGCGGTTGAATATGGTGATACTAACACTAAAACAACGTCTGAAACGGCGTTGCTGACCAAAATCAACGGTTCTCTACAGATGAAAGTGGCGTACAACATTATCCACAACTCTGACGTAGCAGACGATAAAGAAAATACAGACACAGAAACTTCACTTACTTTGGTTTACAGTTTTTAAGTTGTAAACCTGTTCATTTAAATAATGATGTTTAAACTTGCTAGGTCTTCCGTTTAAACATCATTATTAGCTTGAAGAGTTTAATCTTCCCGTTTAGCTAAACAAATTAACTAATTTGAACTAGCGATAAGTTGTGGGCTAACTCATTGAAAATAACGAGCTCACTTATGTCAGTTATTCTATTCAGATGATACTTTCTGACTCAAGGTTGATAAGGGAGGGCATAGCTGAGAACAACAACTACTAGAAAATAAGTAGCTATCCCAAATTCAGTCCAACCGCTTCCCAAGTTGATACTGTTACACAATATAACAGAATGCATACTTCTCCCCGATTTGGATTTTTGAATAACTAGTGTAGAATACGCGTCTATTTATGAATTTCACTTACACAGGATGAAGTAAGGCATGTTGGTAAACCGTCTTCTTTTATTACTAATAATGCTATTTGCCTGCTCCGCAGCCGCTTTTACTCCAACAAAGCAGCAAATAGAACAGTTTAAAAAACTACCGAAAAGTCAACAACAGTTGCTTGCTAAGCAGTACGGTATTGATATTAGTACACTAAACTCTTCTAGTGGTGGCACAACAGAAAATCAAAAGCCAGAAGCAGTCAACATGCCACAGCCACAGCCTGAGAAAGACTACCTATCAAATGAAGAAAAACGCTTCAAACCTGAGCAAGAGGATTTAAAGCCTTTTGGTAGTGAGTTGTTTAGTGGCAATACACTTTCAGAGACTGACGTAAGTAATGTTTCTGTTCCACAGGACTATATCTTGGGTGCTGGCGATCAGCTTAAGGTTAGTTTTTTCGGCCAACAAAGCTTTGAAGAAATAGTCGAAGTTGATGGTGAGGGCCATGTCAAACTTTCAGAATTGGGACCTGTTAGTGTTACTGGAATGCAATATAGTGAATTTAAAAAGTTATTGCAGGATAAGGTATCAAGAGAGCTTATTGGTACCTCAGTATACGTATCCCTTACAGCGCTGAAAAAAATTCGGGTTTTAGTGGTTGGAGAAGTTAAAAAGCCTGGAAGTTATACTTTATCGTCTTTGTCAAATATCACTCATAGTATATATACCAGCGGTGGATTAACTGATATTGGCTCTTTTCGTAATATTCAGTTGAAGCGTAAGGGGAAAGTCATAAAAACACTGGATCTTTATGACTTATTACTAAGTGGTGATAATGCAGATGATGCACCGCTTAGAGCTGGAGATACCGTATTTGTACCAAGTCTGAAAAGTCAAGTGCGACTTGAGGGGGCGGTTAGACGAGAAGCTATATTCGAAGTCAAAGAGGGGGAGTCTCTAGCTGATCTGATGATAATGTCTGGTGGTATGAGTGCAACAGCGTTTAAAAATTCGGTGACGATTAGCCGCTATACTAACGGTACACGAACTGTGATTGGTGTTGAGCGGAGTGAGTTTGCAAGTACGATGCTCAAAGATGGTGATGCTGTTAAGGTTGATAAAACGGGAACTCACTTCGATAATGAAGTGACGCTGATTGGTGCCGTTGTAAGGCCAGGTAAATATGCTTGGAAACCAGGGTTGACTATCAGTGAATTATTTAATAACTCACTGCATTCAGTTCTTCCCCAAGCTGATACGGGCTATGGATTGGTCCTACGAGGGGGACGTTTTGAAAAAGTATCTCTTGTACAGTTTAACTTACTTGAGCAACTAAGACCCAATACTAATAAGAAACACCTTGTAGAGCTACAAAGTGGCGATAAAGTGTTTGTTTTTAGCCGTTTTCAGTATCTCAACGAGGAGAAAGATGCGCTAAAAGCATTAGATTTAACTGCTGATGAGCTAGAGCAGCAAGAAAAAACAAAGCTATGGCACTTATATGAAAATGAGTTGTTTAAGGCATTTGTGGACACCGAAGCCATTGCAACGTTAAATCAGGGACAAAAAAGCCAGGTCGCCACAGAAGATTTTGAAGAAAAAAGTGAGCCTGAAAGCGAAAACTGGTCTTTCATGTTACCAGAAGAGACGAATGCAGAGTTGGACACTAAAACTGAACTGCCAAGTCCGTTTTCTAGAATATCTTTATTAGAGCCTGTTATTAGGCAACTACAACATCAAGCAACACCACAGCACCCTTTGGAAATCGTAACAATTCAGGGGCGCGTAAAATACCCTGGTAATTATCCAATAGCCAGTAATTATACTGTGAAAGATGCCATAGAGGCGGCAGGTGGATTACTCGAATCTGCCTATTTAGGTTTAGCCGAGTTGACAACGTTCAAAAATGATGAATCGATGAATGTAGAGCATAGATCTTTCGATTTGGCTATGGAGTTGAAGCAGCCGTCTATTACCATCAAAAGTAAAGATGCCATAAATATACTGTCAGTTCCAAAATGGATGGATGAAAACCAAGTTACAGTTAAGGGGGAAGTGAAGTTCCCAGGTACATATACAATCAAGCGTGGCGAAACACTGAATGATGTGCTTGCACGTGCAGGGGGATTGACGGAGTTCGCTTCAATAGATAGTGCTGTGTTTACAAGAGAAGAGATAAAAAATCAAGAACAGGAACAACTTAAACGCTTAACTGAAAATCTAAGGCGAGAGATTGCATCTAAGAGTCTTCAGCCTAGCTCTGAAAATATTACTTACTCCGAAGTTAAACAGTTACTCAAAGACTTAAGTACGACTAAAGCGCAAGGTCGACTGGTAATCAATCTGCCTAGTATTATGAATGGCAGACAATCCTTAGTGTTACAAGATGGGGATACTCTTTATATTCCTCAAGAAAGAGACTCTATTAGTGTTATCGGGGAGGTGAATTATCCAGCTTCTCATTTATTTGAACAAGGTTTGAGTCTTTCTGAGTATCTAGAGCGTAGCGGTGGTATTAAAGAATTGGCTGATGAAGAGAGAATATATATCATCAAAGCCAATGGTTCCGTTATTATTCCAAAGAATAACTGGTTCGCAGTAAATCGGGAAGACACACTCTCTGCGGGGGATACCATTGTAGTTCCACTTAACTCTAATTACATGGACAACCTAACGCTTTGGAGTACTACTACCCAAATTATTTATCAACTTGGTGTTGCAGCCGCAGCTATCAACAATATTTAATTTAGGGAACTTTCTGATGTCTAAACAAAATAACGAAGATGTTTCAATTGGAGATATTTTCACCTTAGTAAAGCAACGATTATTAGTTATTATTGTTGTCACAGGTTTGTTTATCGGATTAGGTGTGGCTTTTGCACTCTCTAAAGCGAATATCTACCAGTCTCAAGTTCTTCTAAGCCCA
This genomic interval from Pseudoalteromonas galatheae contains the following:
- a CDS encoding SLBB domain-containing protein; this translates as MLVNRLLLLLIMLFACSAAAFTPTKQQIEQFKKLPKSQQQLLAKQYGIDISTLNSSSGGTTENQKPEAVNMPQPQPEKDYLSNEEKRFKPEQEDLKPFGSELFSGNTLSETDVSNVSVPQDYILGAGDQLKVSFFGQQSFEEIVEVDGEGHVKLSELGPVSVTGMQYSEFKKLLQDKVSRELIGTSVYVSLTALKKIRVLVVGEVKKPGSYTLSSLSNITHSIYTSGGLTDIGSFRNIQLKRKGKVIKTLDLYDLLLSGDNADDAPLRAGDTVFVPSLKSQVRLEGAVRREAIFEVKEGESLADLMIMSGGMSATAFKNSVTISRYTNGTRTVIGVERSEFASTMLKDGDAVKVDKTGTHFDNEVTLIGAVVRPGKYAWKPGLTISELFNNSLHSVLPQADTGYGLVLRGGRFEKVSLVQFNLLEQLRPNTNKKHLVELQSGDKVFVFSRFQYLNEEKDALKALDLTADELEQQEKTKLWHLYENELFKAFVDTEAIATLNQGQKSQVATEDFEEKSEPESENWSFMLPEETNAELDTKTELPSPFSRISLLEPVIRQLQHQATPQHPLEIVTIQGRVKYPGNYPIASNYTVKDAIEAAGGLLESAYLGLAELTTFKNDESMNVEHRSFDLAMELKQPSITIKSKDAINILSVPKWMDENQVTVKGEVKFPGTYTIKRGETLNDVLARAGGLTEFASIDSAVFTREEIKNQEQEQLKRLTENLRREIASKSLQPSSENITYSEVKQLLKDLSTTKAQGRLVINLPSIMNGRQSLVLQDGDTLYIPQERDSISVIGEVNYPASHLFEQGLSLSEYLERSGGIKELADEERIYIIKANGSVIIPKNNWFAVNREDTLSAGDTIVVPLNSNYMDNLTLWSTTTQIIYQLGVAAAAINNI
- a CDS encoding DUF481 domain-containing protein, which encodes MKLKVLTCCILMAASANAAAEGKAKKPKKVWDVTSEVGAIITSGNTETTTLKGGIKAKHNLTNWNNEYKLDGFYKEDTRENDAGVDVTSRTNEKYSASVQGNYKLNEDNSHLFVFGSYVSDYFGAYRSEAVISVGYGQRLFENDDMYLNAEIGPGVKRFEHQDDSTELDDDGELLAGTSESEFIGVGKLDYQWQISENARFTQLIAVEYGDTNTKTTSETALLTKINGSLQMKVAYNIIHNSDVADDKENTDTETSLTLVYSF